The Acinetobacter sp. WCHA45 DNA window TAAATTAGGCGAAGCATCATTGACGGTATTTGACTCTACAACTAATGTTAAAAATGAAAAGCCGATTAACATTAGTATCGTTGAAGCGAAATTAAATCCCTCCTCTGCCAAGATTAAAAAAGGTGATTCTTTTACATTTAACTTACAGGATAATAAAGGACGGAAAATTAAATATAATGGTAATACTTATTGGGAAAGTTTAAATCCAGAGATTGCCAGACTAGTTTTATTTAATGAAGAAACGAAAGGAAGTTCTTTAACCGTACAGGGTGTAAGTAAAGGCATAACGGATATTGTCGCCAATAATACTACATGGGGAAACTGGTTTGGGGCTACGGTTGAAGTGGTTGAGGAGGAAAATCCAGATATTAATTTAGGTTTAAGGGTGGAAAAAGGTAGTGATGGCATTGTATCGCATGTAGTCTACTATATTATCGATTCAAAATACACTGAAGAAAATCCATACATTTTATTGCGTTTATGCTCTGAGTATTCAGGTTATGTTTTAGATAACGATGAGCCTCATCAGTTTCAAACTAATTCAGGATGTAGTGGCTATGGCCATTTCCCTGTAATGAATAATGGTACTTTTGGAAGCTGGTCGGGATATACTAATACTAATTTAAAATTAACATTCTATTTCAAAAATGGAGAAGTGATTGAAAAAAGTATAAATTGGTAGCTAAATAAGTGCTTTGTTGCACCTTTTTATGGTGAATGCTAGATGATTTAAAATTGGACTAGGGGCTGAATTTATTAGATATAATCGTATAAGGATGAGTAATCGTCCTTATTTTGATAGAGGGATTATATTTGTGTGTAATAAATATCAGATTATTTTAGCAAGTCTATTATTTGGGCTTACACAAATCGGATGGGCGGATATAAGTCCACAGCCCCGTATTATTAATGGCAACATAGCATCTAATACACAAACTCCATGGCAAGTTGCTCTTGTTACAAATCCTTTCGATGCTTATCAATCTTATATTTGTTCAGGCAGTCTGATTGCTGATCGTTGGGTGGTGACAGCGGCACATTGTATTCAAGAGCTTAAACAAAAGAATAAAGATGCTTATGTATTGGTCGGCACACATCATTTACAAGATACCCAACACGGACAAATCATCAAGGCTAAACAAGACTATATTCATGAACAATACAATGATCAGACTTATGATAACGACATTGCTTTAATCGAATTAGTAGAACCCGTTAATTTTAGTCAATGTGGCAAATCATGTCAGACTATCGATGCAATTTATCCAGAAATAGAAAAACAATATGCACCTATTTCGAGCTTTGTACAGATTGCAGGATGGGGCATAATCGAAGACTGCGAAAATAGTCATTCGCTCATCTGCCAGCAATATTCAGGGCAAATGATCAGAAATCCCGAACTTTATCCAACAATACTAAGATATACCACTTTAAAACTGAGCCATTGTCTATCTGCTTCATCTTTATATAACAATAAACAAATTACAGAGAATAAGAGATGGATCCGGAAATTTGAACAACTGCTATAAGTGATATTCTGCTCCTCAAATATTGATCTTAAAAAGTTACATGCAAAAATCGGTGAGCAGGCATTAGAAATTGATTTTTTAGAAGGTGTGTTGAAGAAACTGGGCCGCTTCAACCACAAAAGTTAATCGATCACTCACTTCAGATATCAGTATCTAAACAAGCTAAGTTACTGAAAGTCTCTCGGGGTTGTTATTATTATCGCCCAAAACCTGTTAGCTCATCAGATCTGAAACTGATGCGGTGTATTGATGAATTACATATGCAATATCCTTTTGCAGGTAGCCGTATGATGCGTGATTTGTTGAATCGTCAAGGACATCATATAGGACGACGTCATACACGTACTTTAATGAAGAAAATGGGTATTCAGGCGTTATATTGCAAACCAAATTTAAGCCAGGCTAATCAAGCTCACCGTAAATATCCATATCTGCTCAAAGGATTGGCTATTCAGCGCAGTAATCAAGTGTGGTCTACGGATATAACGTATATTCCTATGGCAAAAGGTTTTGTTTATTTATGTGCTGTGATTGATTGGCATAGCCGCAAGGTACTTGCGCATAGGGTATCGATTAGTATGGATGTGGATTTTTGTATTTCGGCTTTAAATGAAGCGATTGAAAAATATGGATCACCTGAAATATTGAATACAGACCAAGGCAGTCAGTTTACCAGTGATGCATTTATTGATGTATTGAAATCAAATGGCATTCAAATCAGTATGGATGGTAAACTTGCGCAGTATACTGCTCATAGGTAGATAATGTGATGGTTGAACGATTATGGCGGAGCGTTAAATATGAAGAGGTGTATCTCAAAGCTTATAGCAGTGTCACAGATGCGAAAAAGCAATTGAGTGCATATTTTGAGTTTTATAATTTGAAACGACCTCATTCGAGTCTAGACATGAGATACCGTCTTGGTAGTCAATCAGGTTTTGAGATTATTCGACCAATAAATAATCTCTTTGATAGGCAGTCTGATGTTTTAAAACGCCATAACACAGATGTATAAGCTTGCGCATTGCAGCACCTAAAGCACACATTTTATTTTTACCCTGGCTTAATAATCGTTGATATAAAGCTTCAATGTGTGGATTATATTTAATCGCTGTTAATGCTGACATATACAATACTGAGCGTATTTTACTGTCACCTGCTTTTGATAAGTGACTTTGCTTGTTGACTGAACTGCCAGACAACTGATGTACTGGAACCAAACCTACATATGCAGCAGCTTGACTTGCTTTTTCAAACTTGTGCGAATGAAATAACCCCAACAGTAATAAGCCTGATCGTTCACCGATTGAAGGAATAGTTTGCAGTAATTTCAAATCCTGTTTCAATGTTGGATCTTGATCTATGTGATTATTTATTAACTTATCAATATGTTCAAGTTGCTGATTTAAATACTCAATATTCTCTTCAAGTAATTTAATCACAACAACGGAGGTATGAGTGGACTGCGCCTTTTCAAGTCGATTCTTTTCCTGCAATAGACTACCTAGATAGACATCTCGTCTGCCTAGTAAAGCTTTTAATAATCTGACATTTTCAGGTTCAGGCTGCCATATGATTAACTTTGCGGTGTAACCATAACGTGAAAGAGCTTCACTATCAGCTTTATCCGTTTTATTTAGCATGGACATGCCTTTGGCAAAGGCTCTTACTCGTGAAGGATTAGCCACACAAACCTTTACACCTGCATCATATAGATAATATCACAAATTCTCATGATAAACCGAAGTCGCTTCCATGATTGCTGTCACTTGATCAGGTTCAATTTTAAGAGTGATTAGCCATTTGAGCAGACTGCCAAAGCCACTTTCTGTATTAGTAAATATTTTATTTTTTCTTTTTCCAGTCAAACCTTGAGGGAAAATGCAACAATCTATTTTGGTTTTACTGACATCAATACCTAGCATAATCATGGTGATATTCCTTGAGTTTAAGCTATGATTTTTATCCCATTAACCATCATCTTACCTTGTGAATACAGCATCAAAGTGCTTAGTTACCGTTCAGAGTTGTATGAGGGATAAGGGCAAATTGTAGGTTTTATCTCAGGTTCAAATTTAAGATTTTAGCAGCACTCCAAACTCTACAATTTGCGTATAGTGGTAGCTAATCACTATATCAATCAAGATACAAGAAGCACTGCTTCGCAAGGCTAAATGAATTTTACTATGATCAGCTTCCCCAACAAAACAAGGTGGCTTAACTAGAGCGGAATATCACTTATAAATACGCTTTTAGTTGTTCAAACAAGTGGGACCACCTCTGTAATCCCACCGAAAAATAAAAGGGTTTAAAAGTAGAATGTTTTTTAGGAATTCTAAAATTAACATAATACACCTTATACGAAGGCAAAAATGGGAGCTATAAGCTCCCATTTTTAGTCTTTAATTCGCTTTTTCGCTTCGTCATAAACTATGCTATCAGCTCGTTTTCCGACGGTAATGAGCAGGATAACTACCTGATCATCTTTAACTTGATAGACAAGTCGGACACCAGCTTTTAATAATTTGATTTTATAGCAACCCGCAAGATCGCCTCTAAGCATATTCTTTGGAATATGTGGCTGCTCTATGACTTTGGCTAGTTTCTTTTTAAATTGATCTCGTATAGCAACAGGGAGTTTTTCCCATTCTGCTGTAAAGTCCTTGTGACGTAAAAGCTTATAAGTCATCTAATGTGACTTCCTCAAACATCTCTTTAGGATCATTAATCCGCTTACGGACAAGAGCTAATAGTTCTTCATCTTCTTCCGAAAGCAAAGCTTTTTTGACAGGCAGTTTCCCAGTCGTAGCAACATACTCAAGAATACTAGTGAAGAAATCCGTAGGTGCAATACCTTGCTCTTTAAGGATTGAATAAGATTTTTCTTTAAGGGCTTCATCGATCCTGAAGTTAACAGTAGCCATCATATTTCCCAAGTATTTAATGTACTAGGAATAGTGTAATGCAAATTGCATTACAAGTCGACTTCGCATAACAGCCATTATGTTAAATGGAGATGTAACAGTTTAAAAATTATAATTAAATTAACCTTTTTAAAGAGATAAATTTTGCAAAAAAATCATAAAAAAGCTAAACCCTGAACTTTAAGATTATGCATAATCAACTTAGGTATATTAAAAAGGTTAAACTTAGATGGATCCTTCACCAGGAATAAACTTTAAAAAAAGCAAAACTTCTCTTAGATTTTTAGAGGAGATGGTCTAATGGAATTCTTGTTAGATCCTGGAATTTGGGTAGGTTTACTCACCCTGATTGTTTTAGAAATTGTTTTAGGTATCGACAACCTAGTCTTTATTGCCATTCTGGCAGATAAACTTCCTCCTGAGCAGCGCGATAAAGCTCGTATCATAGGTCTATCCTTAGCATTGTTAATGCGTTTAGGTTTGTTGTTTGCGATTGCTTGGTTAGTCACGTTGACCAAACCACTGATTACAGTTTTCGATTGGACCTTCTCTGGTCGAGATCTGATTCTTTTATTTGGTGGTTTGTTCCTGCTTTATAAAGCGGTCAGTGAATTGCATGAAAGAATGGAAGGTAAAACAGAAGTTCATGTTACAACCAATGTTGTATATGCAAGTTTTACAGCAGTTGTAGCTCAGATCGTAGTGTTAGATGCCGTGTTCTCATTAGACTCGGTTATTACTGCGATTGGGATGGTAGATAATATTTATGTGATGATGGTGGCTATGATTGTAGCGATGGTTGTCATGTTAGTTGCATCTAAACCCCTCACCAGTTTTGTAAATCGTCACCCTACAGTAATTATCCTCTGCTTAAGTTTCTTGCTCTTAATTGGTATCAGCTTGATCGCAGAAGGTTTTGGTTTCCATATTCCAAAAGGTTACATTTATTCTGGTATCGGTGTTGCAATTGTGATTGAAGCTTTTAACCAGTTTAGCCAACGTAATGCGAAAAAACATGAATCAAAAATTCCATTACGCCATCGTACTGCCGATTCAATTTTAAGATTGATGGGTGGAAAAATGGAAACGGTCTCAGATAGTCCTCGTCATGCCGAAGCTCAAGAAGCATTTGCGGATGAAGAACGCTATATGATTGGAGGGGTACTTACCCTAGCTGAAAGATCGGTTGCTTCTATCATGACTCCACGAAGTCAAATCTCCTGGATCAATGTAAACGAGACACCTGAAAAAATCCGTGAACAGGTATTGTCTGTCCCCCACAGCCTATTTCCCGTTTGCCGAGGTAGTTTGGATAAAGTCTTAAGTGTCGTTCGTGCTAAGGAAATATTAGAAGTACTGGATGATCAGGAACAGCTGAATGTACTAATTAAACGTCATCGTCCAATTTTCATTTTTGAAAATATGAAAGTGATTGATGCGATTAATACTTTACGAACGTCTAAAGGTTCATTGG harbors:
- a CDS encoding type II toxin-antitoxin system RelB/DinJ family antitoxin; translated protein: MATVNFRIDEALKEKSYSILKEQGIAPTDFFTSILEYVATTGKLPVKKALLSEEDEELLALVRKRINDPKEMFEEVTLDDL
- a CDS encoding S1 family peptidase, giving the protein MSNRPYFDRGIIFVCNKYQIILASLLFGLTQIGWADISPQPRIINGNIASNTQTPWQVALVTNPFDAYQSYICSGSLIADRWVVTAAHCIQELKQKNKDAYVLVGTHHLQDTQHGQIIKAKQDYIHEQYNDQTYDNDIALIELVEPVNFSQCGKSCQTIDAIYPEIEKQYAPISSFVQIAGWGIIEDCENSHSLICQQYSGQMIRNPELYPTILRYTTLKLSHCLSASSLYNNKQITENKRWIRKFEQLL
- a CDS encoding TerC family protein; this translates as MEFLLDPGIWVGLLTLIVLEIVLGIDNLVFIAILADKLPPEQRDKARIIGLSLALLMRLGLLFAIAWLVTLTKPLITVFDWTFSGRDLILLFGGLFLLYKAVSELHERMEGKTEVHVTTNVVYASFTAVVAQIVVLDAVFSLDSVITAIGMVDNIYVMMVAMIVAMVVMLVASKPLTSFVNRHPTVIILCLSFLLLIGISLIAEGFGFHIPKGYIYSGIGVAIVIEAFNQFSQRNAKKHESKIPLRHRTADSILRLMGGKMETVSDSPRHAEAQEAFADEERYMIGGVLTLAERSVASIMTPRSQISWINVNETPEKIREQVLSVPHSLFPVCRGSLDKVLSVVRAKEILEVLDDQEQLNVLIKRHRPIFIFENMKVIDAINTLRTSKGSLVLVNDEFGNVQGLISPLDVFEAIAGEFPDADEQLDLVKLDDYTWKASGMLDLYQLELVSGLDLVEYDAGYISVAGLILDKSNGVVEVGSTLDYQGAHFEVTELEANRIKTVMITLR
- a CDS encoding type II toxin-antitoxin system RelE family toxin; the encoded protein is MTYKLLRHKDFTAEWEKLPVAIRDQFKKKLAKVIEQPHIPKNMLRGDLAGCYKIKLLKAGVRLVYQVKDDQVVILLITVGKRADSIVYDEAKKRIKD